The following DNA comes from Verrucomicrobiota bacterium.
TCGTCTCTGGTTCAGCAGCTCCAATTCTTCAGAACGCCTGGCAGTTTCGGAAATTCCTTTTTCGACCAACTCGAGAGCCTGTCGTTGGCTTGCGTGATCGAGTCGCGTTTTCGTCCATTCTTCGCGCTTTTGATCGCGGTTTGTGCGAAGGCCCTCGATCAGAGATTCCGATTCAACAATGCTCTCCTTTTCACGATTCAATTTGGTCTCAACCTCTGTCAATCCCTCGAGTGCTGCATCTAGATCTGACTGACTTTCTTCCCGCGAGTTTTCGAGCTGGCCCATTCTTTCTTCTGCCTCCGCGAGGATTTGAAGATTGCTTTCGATACTAGCTGAAATCGCTTTTGTCTCTGCTTCGAGAGCAGATTTTTCCGCGTTGATCTCATTGCGCCGATCCCGCGCAATTTCGATGGAGGATTCCAAACGATCCATCAGCTCCTGGTCGGTCCGGGTCTTTTCCCTTTTCGAATCGAGACTTTTTTCCAGTTGAGAAATCTGGTCGTTCAGGCGTTGGATTTCTGCCTCACGACCGAGAAGGCTCTTATCCTCCTCAATGGGCTTTCCAGCAATGATGGTTCCGTTCGAACAAAAGACGGTTCCTTCAGGTGTGACCATTCGGCCAAAAGACAGGTTTGGGTTTTCAGAGATCCAGCGAAGCAGACTTTCTTCCGAGGAGGCGAAGTAGCAATCTCCGAGCAAGGTCTCAAAGAGCGGAAGAAGCGATTCGTCCTTCGGATGAATTTTGGAGAGAGCCGGCATAAGATCCGGATGGGAAATGGAATTGGGGGAAACGGAACCGGCGGAAAGGATCGTCGTTCTCGCGATGTTTTTCTCCCTCAAGACTCCAAGGAGCCTCGGTAATTCGTCAGCGTTCTTCCAGATGACCCCATCGACTGAATTTCCCAGAAGGGCCTCGGCTGGACTGGTGAAATCCGGATCGACGGTAATCACCGTCGAAAGAAGGCTCGCATCGGAATGGTCGAATCCCTCGCCGAGATCACCTTGCAGGATCGATTTAGCGCCCTCTCCAAAACCCTCCATTCGATCCTGAAGGTCGCGGAGAATCTGTTTGCGGGCGGACGCTCTAGCGAGTTGTCGATCCAGATCCTGCACCTCTGTCTGAGCCTGCTTAAACCGTTCGCGGGCTTCGGAGATTTCCCTTTTCTCGTTCTCCAAGGCCTCTTCAGCCAGAGCGGAGTCTTTCTCTCGCTGATCGAGTGCTTGTTGAGTCTTCTTCTGAAGGTGGTTGAGGCGCTCGGATTCTTCCTTTGCCGAGTGAACGGTTTCCCCATGAGATGCGTGGCGAACCTCGAAGGACTTCAAGTCGACCTCCAAAGTGGTGCATTTGGACCGAAGCTGGACGATGGAATTTTCCAGCGTTAGGATTTGCTCACGTTTCGACCGTAGTTCGGATTCCGCCTCCACCAACAACTGCGAGGCCTCCTCGAATCCCTTTTCCTTCTGAGCGGCCTGGTTGTCTGATACTCCAAGGAGGTCAAGCTGCTGTTGCTTGGTTTCGGTTTCTTCGGCGCTTTGCGCTTTGAGCAGATCTTTCTGACTGATGAGCTGCTGAACCTCTGCCTGAAGGGAGGAAATTTTCTCGGCGTCCTCCCTGTTGCGATGGACCAACATCTCGACTTGGCTGGTGGAGCTTTCGATCACGGAACGCAGATCGAAGATGTTCTCCTGAGTCTCTTCGATTTTTCCGTAAATCTCGGAACGGCGATTTTTCTCTGATGAAATGCTCTCCTCAACCGACTCGATCTCGTTTCGGATAGCGTTTGCTTGTGCCCGTGAGTCGGAAACCTCAGTCTCGATATCCACGATCGATCTGTCTAGCTCCCGGATGCGAAATGAATGGAGAGCGAGCTCAAGATTGTTTTGTCGGTGACTTAACTTTTTGAAACGGATTGCTTTCGCAGCTTGA
Coding sequences within:
- the smc gene encoding chromosome segregation protein SMC, yielding MYLRQVTLNGFKSFADITRLDLQPGVTAIVGPNGCGKSNIADAVRWVLGEQSAKSLRGGSMQDIIFSGSEKRKSLPYSEVNLTFSDCEAELGSSFHEVEVSRRVSRDGSSQYRINGKVSRLKDIQRLFMDTGVGQIAYSFLVQGQVDQILSTNPADRRTIFEEAAGITRYKSQRKETLNKLALVDANLSRVSDVIDEVSRQIGSLKRQAAKAIRFKKLSHRQNNLELALHSFRIRELDRSIVDIETEVSDSRAQANAIRNEIESVEESISSEKNRRSEIYGKIEETQENIFDLRSVIESSTSQVEMLVHRNREDAEKISSLQAEVQQLISQKDLLKAQSAEETETKQQQLDLLGVSDNQAAQKEKGFEEASQLLVEAESELRSKREQILTLENSIVQLRSKCTTLEVDLKSFEVRHASHGETVHSAKEESERLNHLQKKTQQALDQREKDSALAEEALENEKREISEARERFKQAQTEVQDLDRQLARASARKQILRDLQDRMEGFGEGAKSILQGDLGEGFDHSDASLLSTVITVDPDFTSPAEALLGNSVDGVIWKNADELPRLLGVLREKNIARTTILSAGSVSPNSISHPDLMPALSKIHPKDESLLPLFETLLGDCYFASSEESLLRWISENPNLSFGRMVTPEGTVFCSNGTIIAGKPIEEDKSLLGREAEIQRLNDQISQLEKSLDSKREKTRTDQELMDRLESSIEIARDRRNEINAEKSALEAETKAISASIESNLQILAEAEERMGQLENSREESQSDLDAALEGLTEVETKLNREKESIVESESLIEGLRTNRDQKREEWTKTRLDHASQRQALELVEKGISETARRSEELELLNQRRLEEISQLSTRTDKTVLEIKEQEIAKERAASALSDLKVDLEEARSSLKDLDQFLGQKEKSISEQRRSLQDFEQSANRKEMELTKQRSQVDFILEISGSRNDIDVRACDWRKALWDADRDFKSSVKLDDLEEGDDIDLNPIDGRGEPAEDDLERYLTTDWTLVEEESKRLREKINSMGAVNLVAIEEYKDLKERFEFLRAQSQDLWNSKEELLRAIDEINETSQHLFQQTFEKIRENFTYTYDHLTNGGKADLSLIEAEDILDSGIEIRAQPPGVRTATLSLLSGGQRTMAAVALLFAIYMVKPSPFCVLDELDAPLDDANIGRFTEMLKKFTEFSQFLIITHNKRTIAASDSVFGVTMQEKGVSKMVSMRFNHNTQKAEFAEGELAGEAIATQ